A window of Alphaproteobacteria bacterium contains these coding sequences:
- a CDS encoding sigma-70 family RNA polymerase sigma factor has translation MNNPVPSDAELLSRVAAQDRQAIAPLYERYQPRVYRFLVRMVKDGGMAEELVNEVFLDVWRGAGRFEGRSSPSSWIFSIAHNKAISALRKRREAPLDEDDAMEIVDPAALQDETVHHGDMRRMMRACLDRLSPEHREVIELTYYQELSVKEIAEIADVPENTVKTRMFHARKRLRAMLGSQAGGDGIQ, from the coding sequence GTGAACAACCCCGTGCCATCGGATGCCGAACTGCTCAGCCGGGTAGCCGCGCAGGATCGCCAGGCCATTGCGCCGCTCTATGAGCGATATCAGCCGCGCGTCTACCGGTTCCTGGTCCGCATGGTGAAGGACGGTGGAATGGCCGAGGAACTGGTCAACGAGGTTTTCCTGGATGTCTGGCGCGGCGCCGGCCGGTTCGAAGGCCGTTCCTCGCCGTCGTCCTGGATCTTCTCGATCGCCCACAACAAGGCCATCAGCGCGCTGCGCAAGCGGCGCGAGGCGCCCCTGGACGAAGACGACGCGATGGAGATCGTCGACCCGGCGGCGCTGCAGGACGAGACCGTCCATCACGGGGACATGCGGCGGATGATGAGGGCGTGCCTGGACCGCCTGAGCCCGGAACACCGCGAGGTGATCGAACTGACCTACTATCAGGAGCTTTCGGTCAAGGAGATCGCCGAGATCGCGGATGTGCCGGAGAACACGGTCAAGACGCGCATGTTCCACGCTAGGAAACGCCTGCGCGCGATGCTGGGATCGCAAGCCGGCGGGGACGGGATCCAATGA
- a CDS encoding S8 family serine peptidase, giving the protein MFRRLLISLWIAFAAAAFAAAAQAQQNNPLGGPVNQPPGGGSRVNPVPLPDPGHAPVTLPQLPQLPSLPLGPAPLAPGAFFDNQVLLLVPIGSPPGAPQQIAAPLGMGVLREFDLATIGLHGAVLSLPSTLDVVTAIEFLTLTPNALAQPVYRYGLTIGPQYALDMMQVDAAHQYATGSSVTVAVIDTAVDVGHPAIAARIAGIQDFIGAGAPDVHGTAVAGLIAGAGDVAGVAPGARILAVTAFPGGGADGATDRIAQAIDYAVAAGAQVLNMSFAGPADPVVAQLVQAALARGRTVVAAAGNGGPSAAPSWPAAVPGVIAVTATGPADEAYSSANRGSYITIAAPGVDVLPIAPQGRVGILSGTSMAAAHVSGLVALILERYPGANPAQVRALLERTAHDLGAPGRDTVFGAGLVDALTALQTGL; this is encoded by the coding sequence ATGTTCCGCCGCCTGTTGATTTCGCTGTGGATCGCTTTCGCCGCTGCCGCCTTCGCGGCGGCGGCGCAGGCGCAGCAGAACAACCCGTTGGGCGGTCCGGTCAACCAGCCGCCCGGGGGCGGCAGCCGCGTCAACCCGGTGCCGCTGCCCGATCCCGGCCACGCGCCGGTGACCCTGCCGCAACTGCCGCAGCTGCCGTCGCTGCCGCTGGGGCCGGCGCCGCTGGCACCCGGCGCCTTCTTCGACAACCAGGTGCTGCTGCTGGTGCCGATCGGCTCGCCGCCGGGGGCACCGCAGCAGATCGCGGCACCGCTCGGCATGGGCGTGCTGCGCGAGTTCGACCTCGCGACCATCGGCCTGCACGGCGCGGTGCTGTCGCTGCCGTCGACGCTGGACGTGGTCACGGCGATCGAGTTCCTGACCCTGACCCCGAACGCACTGGCGCAGCCGGTCTATCGCTACGGCCTGACCATCGGCCCGCAATACGCGCTGGACATGATGCAGGTGGACGCCGCGCACCAGTACGCCACCGGCTCCAGCGTCACGGTGGCGGTGATCGACACCGCCGTCGATGTCGGCCACCCGGCGATCGCCGCCCGCATCGCCGGTATCCAGGATTTCATCGGCGCCGGTGCGCCGGACGTGCACGGCACCGCGGTGGCCGGCCTGATCGCCGGTGCCGGGGATGTGGCCGGCGTGGCGCCCGGCGCCCGCATCCTGGCGGTCACCGCCTTTCCCGGCGGCGGCGCCGACGGCGCCACCGACCGCATCGCCCAGGCGATCGACTATGCCGTCGCCGCCGGCGCCCAGGTGCTGAACATGTCGTTCGCCGGCCCGGCCGACCCGGTGGTGGCGCAGCTGGTGCAGGCGGCGCTGGCGCGCGGCCGCACGGTGGTGGCGGCTGCCGGCAACGGCGGGCCGAGCGCCGCGCCGAGCTGGCCTGCGGCGGTGCCTGGCGTGATCGCGGTGACCGCGACCGGCCCGGCCGACGAGGCCTATTCCAGCGCCAACCGCGGCAGCTACATCACCATCGCCGCACCCGGCGTCGACGTGCTGCCCATCGCACCGCAGGGCCGGGTCGGCATCCTGTCGGGCACCTCGATGGCCGCCGCCCATGTCAGCGGCCTGGTCGCGCTGATCCTTGAGCGCTATCCCGGCGCCAATCCGGCCCAGGTCCGCGCCCTGCTGGAGCGGACCGCGCACGACCTCGGCGCACCCGGGCGCGACACGGTGTTCGGCGCCGGCCTTGTCGACGCGCTGACCGCGCTGCAGACCGGCCTGTGA
- a CDS encoding acyl-CoA synthetase, whose translation MTKGPGIYDAPFLQRGPANHMPLTPLTAIARAAQVFPDRPSLIDGDRRFTWAETYARCRRLASALWHHGVGKGDTVAVMAPNVTALYEAHFGVPMAGAVLNALNTRLDPGTIAFILEHGEAKVLIADTEFAPVVKKALAEMASPPMVVDIADPRAQDGERLGDRDYEALLDDGDPEFEWLMPDDEWDAIALNYTSGTTGNPKGVVYHHRGALQVATDNILVWGLHGHPVYLWTLPMFHCNGWCFPWTLALLAGTSVCLRRVEAEAIYGAIAAHGVTHLCGAPIIMNMLINHPAGRRPDIGHGVAMMTAASAPPAAVLAAMEGIGIRVTHVYGLTEVYGPAVVCAWKAEWDALPIAEQARIKARQGVAYPGTPGLMVADPETLEPCPPDGTTMGEVFMRGNGVMKGYLKNPTATGKAFAGGWFHTGDLGVMHPDGYIELKDRSKDIIISGGENISTIEVESVLYHHPAVLEAAVVARPDDKWGETPCAFVDLKAGSSASEADIVAFCRERLAGFKIPRTVVFGPLPKTSTGKVQKYVLRERAAALPPR comes from the coding sequence ATGACCAAGGGCCCCGGCATCTACGATGCGCCGTTCCTGCAGCGCGGACCGGCCAACCACATGCCGCTGACGCCGCTGACGGCGATCGCGCGGGCGGCGCAGGTGTTCCCCGACCGGCCGTCGCTGATCGACGGCGACCGCCGTTTCACCTGGGCGGAGACCTATGCCCGCTGCCGCCGGCTGGCCAGCGCCCTGTGGCACCACGGCGTCGGCAAGGGCGATACCGTGGCGGTGATGGCACCCAACGTCACGGCGCTCTACGAAGCGCATTTCGGCGTGCCGATGGCCGGCGCCGTGCTCAACGCGCTCAACACCCGGCTCGATCCCGGCACCATCGCCTTCATCCTGGAGCATGGCGAGGCCAAGGTGCTGATCGCCGACACCGAGTTCGCGCCGGTGGTGAAGAAGGCGCTGGCCGAGATGGCCAGCCCGCCGATGGTGGTCGACATCGCCGACCCGCGCGCCCAGGACGGCGAGCGGCTGGGCGACCGCGACTACGAGGCGCTTCTCGACGACGGCGACCCGGAGTTCGAGTGGCTGATGCCGGACGACGAGTGGGACGCGATCGCGCTCAACTACACCTCCGGCACCACCGGCAACCCGAAGGGCGTGGTCTATCACCACCGCGGCGCGCTGCAGGTGGCGACCGACAACATCCTGGTCTGGGGCCTGCACGGCCATCCGGTCTATCTGTGGACGCTGCCGATGTTCCACTGCAACGGCTGGTGCTTCCCGTGGACCCTGGCGCTGCTGGCCGGTACCAGCGTCTGCCTGCGCCGGGTCGAGGCCGAAGCGATCTACGGCGCCATCGCCGCGCACGGCGTCACCCACCTGTGCGGCGCGCCGATCATCATGAACATGCTGATCAACCACCCGGCCGGCCGGCGGCCGGACATCGGCCACGGTGTGGCGATGATGACGGCGGCCTCGGCACCGCCGGCCGCGGTGCTGGCCGCGATGGAGGGGATCGGCATCCGGGTGACCCATGTCTACGGGCTGACCGAGGTCTACGGCCCGGCCGTGGTCTGCGCCTGGAAGGCGGAATGGGATGCGCTGCCGATCGCCGAGCAGGCGCGGATCAAGGCGCGCCAGGGCGTCGCCTATCCCGGCACGCCCGGCCTGATGGTCGCCGACCCGGAGACGCTGGAACCCTGCCCGCCCGACGGCACGACCATGGGCGAGGTGTTCATGCGCGGCAACGGCGTGATGAAGGGCTATCTGAAGAACCCGACCGCCACCGGGAAGGCCTTCGCCGGCGGCTGGTTCCACACCGGCGACCTCGGCGTCATGCATCCGGACGGCTACATCGAGCTGAAGGACCGCTCGAAGGACATCATCATCTCCGGCGGCGAGAACATCTCGACCATCGAGGTGGAGAGCGTGCTGTATCACCACCCGGCGGTGCTGGAGGCCGCGGTGGTGGCGCGGCCGGACGACAAGTGGGGCGAGACGCCCTGCGCCTTCGTCGACCTGAAGGCCGGCAGCAGCGCGAGCGAGGCCGACATCGTCGCCTTCTGCCGCGAGCGGCTGGCCGGCTTCAAGATCCCGCGCACGGTGGTGTTCGGCCCGCTGCCGAAGACCTCGACCGGCAAGGTGCAGAAATACGTGCTGCGCGAGCGGGCGGCGGCGCTGCCGCCGCGATAG
- a CDS encoding metallophosphoesterase family protein translates to MLRTLLRRREAAAPAGAAAAVPPGTRVYAVGDIHGSAHLLDALLERIRADAALPAEGADAPTRRVLVFLGDYVDRGLESPRVIDTLLAGPPPGFEQVCLMGNHEEAMIGFLEDIRIGPMWLRNGGGETLLSYGVTLPSDIPGANERMESARLKLRERLPAPHRAFLLGLPLFHVEGDYLFVHAGVRPGKPLGDQHRNDLLWIREEFLRSNADLGHVVVHGHTIAPAPQVRPNRIGIDTGAYATGVLTALVLEGTARRFIQTGA, encoded by the coding sequence ATGTTGCGCACCCTGCTGCGCCGCCGCGAGGCCGCGGCTCCCGCCGGCGCAGCCGCCGCCGTGCCGCCGGGCACGCGGGTCTACGCCGTCGGCGACATCCACGGCAGCGCCCACCTGCTCGACGCCCTGCTTGAGCGCATCCGCGCCGATGCGGCACTGCCCGCCGAGGGCGCCGACGCACCGACGCGGCGGGTGCTGGTGTTCCTCGGCGACTATGTCGACCGCGGGCTGGAATCGCCGCGGGTGATCGACACGCTGCTGGCCGGACCGCCGCCCGGCTTCGAGCAGGTCTGCCTGATGGGCAACCACGAGGAGGCGATGATCGGCTTCCTGGAGGACATCCGCATCGGGCCGATGTGGCTGCGCAACGGCGGCGGCGAGACCCTGCTCAGCTACGGCGTCACCCTGCCGTCCGACATCCCCGGCGCCAACGAGCGGATGGAATCCGCCCGCCTGAAGCTGCGCGAGCGGCTGCCGGCGCCGCATCGCGCCTTCCTGCTCGGGCTGCCGCTGTTCCATGTCGAGGGCGACTATCTGTTCGTCCACGCCGGCGTCAGGCCGGGCAAGCCGCTGGGCGACCAGCACCGCAACGACCTGCTGTGGATCCGCGAGGAGTTCCTGCGCTCCAACGCCGACCTCGGCCATGTCGTCGTGCACGGCCACACCATCGCGCCGGCACCGCAGGTGCGGCCCAACCGCATCGGCATCGACACCGGCGCCTATGCCACCGGCGTGCTGACCGCCCTGGTGCTGGAAGGCACCGCGCGCCGGTTCATCCAGACCGGAGCATAG
- a CDS encoding HD domain-containing phosphohydrolase, translating to MAQPPESALDVAPAADARATAEMAAEDAAESRRARNKIGLISILLVVAGVASMVAAIRLVQDAADREARAWQVRLGIVADSRASALAEWIDSQSHEVAAIAANPSVSLTLTELAMADGNRGQVVDFDGQAAYLRNYLTTVAEQAGFSLPVAASVGADVAHPRTSGMAIVDPRGEVVAATRDMPPLEGELAEALRLASHDAPELIDAYLSDGGPRVGFIAPIFRLQTEPGAENFVGLVVGLRPLDADFLALLEQPGTTEESAKTLIARRAGERVDVIASTDAALAPLAYGAEAADRSLVLAQVFDDADGFVEGAGETGAEVMASARAVPGTPWVVVYQLDRDEALAESDSRLTRLMIFLLLIVALVVGIMAALWRHGASVRAARAAARFRGAADRIARQERFLRLVTDAQPSAMFVTDANGICRFANATLAHRLGVGLSDVVGASLNAAFGRDRAREYARAHDDALAQNATVALRCTVESADRGKRVVQALHVPMSDISPELDGAVLTVEEDITELMAERERNSQNLHKLVDTLVTIIDARDPYAAEHSVRVGEIAERIAREMVVDQTVITTTRIAGTLLNVGKILVPADVLTSHRNLGEAEMRKVRESILRGADLLEGVAFDGPVAETVRQAQEHFDGSGLPRGLAGDGILLSAGIVAVANAFVALVSARAHRPGVDIDRALAHIHQDVGTVFDRAVVSALGNVLDNRGGRELVAGWEDNSEPEGRQTLAVAG from the coding sequence ATGGCCCAGCCGCCGGAATCCGCACTGGACGTCGCGCCCGCCGCCGATGCGCGCGCCACCGCCGAGATGGCGGCCGAGGACGCCGCCGAATCCCGGCGCGCCCGCAACAAGATCGGCCTGATCTCCATCCTGCTGGTGGTAGCCGGGGTGGCCAGCATGGTCGCGGCCATCCGGCTGGTGCAGGACGCCGCCGACCGCGAGGCGCGGGCCTGGCAGGTGCGTCTCGGCATCGTCGCCGACAGCCGCGCATCCGCGCTGGCCGAATGGATCGATTCGCAGAGCCACGAGGTCGCCGCGATCGCCGCCAACCCGTCGGTGTCGCTGACCCTGACCGAGCTGGCGATGGCCGACGGCAATCGCGGGCAGGTGGTCGATTTCGACGGCCAGGCCGCCTATCTGCGCAACTACCTGACCACGGTGGCCGAGCAGGCCGGATTCTCGCTGCCCGTCGCAGCCTCGGTCGGCGCCGACGTGGCGCACCCGCGCACCTCCGGCATGGCCATCGTCGATCCGCGCGGCGAGGTGGTCGCCGCCACCCGCGACATGCCGCCGCTCGAGGGCGAGCTGGCCGAGGCGCTGCGGCTGGCCTCGCACGACGCGCCGGAGCTGATCGACGCCTATCTGTCCGACGGCGGCCCCCGTGTCGGCTTCATCGCGCCGATCTTCCGGCTGCAGACCGAGCCTGGCGCCGAGAATTTCGTCGGCCTGGTGGTCGGGCTGCGCCCGCTCGACGCGGACTTCCTGGCCCTGCTCGAGCAGCCGGGCACCACCGAGGAATCGGCAAAGACGCTGATCGCGCGCCGGGCCGGCGAACGGGTCGACGTGATCGCCAGCACCGACGCGGCGCTGGCACCGCTGGCCTATGGCGCCGAGGCGGCCGACCGGTCGCTGGTGCTGGCCCAGGTGTTCGACGACGCGGACGGCTTCGTCGAGGGTGCCGGCGAGACCGGCGCGGAGGTGATGGCCAGCGCCCGGGCGGTGCCGGGCACGCCGTGGGTCGTCGTCTACCAGCTGGACCGCGACGAGGCCCTGGCGGAGAGCGACTCGCGCCTGACCCGCCTGATGATCTTCCTGCTGCTGATCGTCGCCCTGGTGGTCGGCATCATGGCCGCGCTGTGGCGGCACGGCGCCTCGGTCCGGGCCGCCCGCGCCGCCGCCCGCTTCCGCGGAGCGGCCGACCGCATCGCCCGGCAGGAGCGCTTCCTCAGGCTGGTCACCGACGCCCAACCCTCCGCCATGTTCGTCACCGACGCCAACGGCATCTGCCGCTTCGCCAACGCCACCCTCGCCCACCGCCTCGGCGTCGGCCTGTCCGACGTGGTCGGCGCCTCGCTGAACGCCGCGTTCGGCCGCGACCGGGCGCGCGAATACGCCCGCGCCCACGACGACGCGCTGGCCCAGAACGCCACAGTGGCGCTGCGCTGCACTGTGGAGTCGGCCGACCGCGGCAAGCGGGTGGTCCAGGCGCTGCACGTGCCGATGTCCGACATCTCCCCCGAGCTCGACGGCGCCGTGCTGACCGTCGAGGAGGACATCACCGAACTGATGGCCGAGCGCGAGCGCAACTCGCAGAACCTGCACAAGCTGGTCGACACGCTGGTCACCATCATCGATGCCCGCGACCCCTATGCCGCGGAGCATTCGGTGCGGGTCGGCGAGATCGCCGAGCGGATCGCCCGCGAGATGGTGGTCGACCAGACGGTGATCACCACCACCCGCATCGCCGGCACGCTGCTCAACGTCGGCAAGATCCTGGTGCCGGCCGACGTGCTGACCTCGCACCGCAATCTGGGCGAGGCCGAGATGCGCAAGGTGCGCGAAAGCATCCTGCGCGGCGCCGACCTGCTGGAGGGCGTCGCCTTCGACGGCCCGGTCGCCGAGACCGTGCGCCAGGCGCAGGAGCATTTCGACGGCAGCGGCCTTCCGCGCGGGTTGGCCGGCGACGGCATCCTGCTCAGCGCCGGCATCGTCGCGGTCGCCAACGCCTTCGTCGCCCTGGTCAGCGCCCGCGCGCACCGGCCGGGGGTGGACATCGACCGGGCGCTCGCGCATATCCACCAGGATGTCGGCACCGTGTTCGACCGCGCCGTGGTCAGCGCGCTCGGCAATGTGCTCGACAACCGCGGCGGGCGCGAGCTGGTCGCCGGTTGGGAAGACAACAGCGAGCCCGAGGGCCGGCAGACCCTCGCCGTGGCCGGCTGA
- a CDS encoding transglutaminase-like cysteine peptidase, which translates to MRGDNLAFFPQFVDMLRRYSADLSQVNAPCDHSGQTSCALQDWAAFIVSVQGLDRRSQIEQVNRYINQIDYVEDHTNWGVEDYWETPAQFFTRAGDCEDYAIAKYLTLRSLGVPIEQMRIVVLMDTNLGIGHAILAVYTDSDVLVLDNQIPQVVSESSIHHYQPVYSLNERNWWRHR; encoded by the coding sequence ATGCGCGGCGACAACCTGGCCTTTTTCCCGCAGTTCGTCGACATGCTGCGCCGCTACTCCGCCGACCTCAGCCAGGTCAACGCGCCCTGCGACCACAGCGGCCAGACCTCCTGCGCGTTGCAGGATTGGGCCGCGTTCATCGTCTCGGTGCAGGGGCTCGACCGGCGCAGTCAGATCGAGCAGGTCAACCGCTACATCAACCAGATCGACTACGTCGAGGACCACACCAACTGGGGGGTGGAGGACTATTGGGAGACGCCGGCCCAGTTCTTCACGCGGGCCGGCGATTGCGAGGATTATGCCATTGCGAAGTACCTCACGCTGCGCTCGCTCGGCGTGCCGATCGAGCAGATGCGCATCGTGGTGCTGATGGACACCAACCTGGGCATCGGCCACGCGATCCTCGCGGTCTACACCGACAGCGACGTGCTCGTGCTGGACAACCAGATCCCGCAGGTCGTGTCGGAATCCTCGATTCACCATTACCAGCCCGTATATTCGTTGAACGAACGTAACTGGTGGCGCCATCGCTGA
- a CDS encoding undecaprenyl-phosphate glucose phosphotransferase, with the protein MGGPSFSQLNSNAQIYVSGGLRLADAIGVVVAGLLAYVLRAGDVALDETYLVALGLCMLLTVNAMGLADLYSLRTLRSPAAQASRILAAWGVVMLALLAFGFFTKTSHEFSRIWFLLWGAMGLAFLFLNRFVGALIVARLNRKGRLRARVAIVGAGGIGQRLAEHLSGQGARGSTVVGVWDDRASRVPTAISGFRVRGTVDDLIGYARDHEIDDIIIALPWQASARIRQVARQLYVVPANVRICPDLVGFGIPLRGFSSMEGVPLLNIYERPLSGWALVTKALEDRALAAIMLALFAPLMLLIALAIKLDSPGPVLFRQRRYGFNNNPFSVYKFRSMRQDAGNDPNVPQATRDDPRITRIGAFLRKTSLDELPQLLNVLKGDMSIVGPRPHAVAHNEKYAQMIDEYMCRHRVKPGITGWAQINGWRGETETPEKMSMRVQYDLYYIENWSLLFDLRILFMTAFVGFTSRNAY; encoded by the coding sequence GTGGGCGGGCCCTCGTTCAGCCAACTCAACAGCAACGCGCAGATCTACGTCTCGGGCGGGCTGCGGTTGGCGGATGCGATCGGCGTGGTCGTCGCCGGGCTGCTGGCCTATGTGCTGCGGGCGGGCGACGTGGCGCTGGACGAGACCTATCTCGTCGCGCTCGGCCTGTGCATGCTGCTGACGGTCAACGCGATGGGCCTGGCCGACCTCTACAGCCTGCGCACGCTGCGCTCGCCGGCCGCCCAGGCCAGCCGCATCCTCGCGGCCTGGGGCGTGGTCATGCTCGCCCTGCTGGCGTTCGGCTTCTTCACCAAGACCAGCCACGAGTTCTCGCGCATCTGGTTCCTGCTGTGGGGCGCGATGGGCCTGGCCTTCCTGTTCCTCAACCGCTTCGTCGGTGCGTTGATCGTCGCCCGGCTGAACCGCAAGGGCCGGCTGCGCGCGCGCGTCGCCATCGTCGGCGCCGGCGGCATCGGCCAGCGGCTGGCCGAGCATCTGAGCGGGCAGGGCGCGCGCGGCTCAACCGTTGTCGGCGTGTGGGACGACCGCGCCAGCCGGGTGCCGACGGCGATCTCCGGCTTCCGGGTGCGCGGCACGGTCGACGACCTGATCGGCTATGCCCGCGACCATGAGATCGACGACATCATCATTGCGCTGCCGTGGCAGGCCAGCGCCCGCATCCGCCAGGTTGCGCGCCAGCTCTACGTGGTGCCGGCCAACGTGCGGATCTGCCCCGACCTGGTTGGCTTCGGCATCCCGCTGCGCGGCTTCTCGTCGATGGAAGGGGTGCCGCTGCTGAACATCTACGAGCGGCCGTTGAGCGGCTGGGCACTGGTGACCAAGGCGCTGGAGGACCGGGCGCTGGCGGCGATCATGCTGGCGCTGTTCGCGCCGCTGATGCTGCTGATCGCGCTGGCGATCAAGCTCGACAGCCCGGGCCCGGTGCTGTTCCGCCAGCGCCGCTACGGCTTCAACAACAATCCGTTCAGCGTCTACAAGTTCCGCTCGATGCGCCAGGACGCCGGCAACGATCCGAACGTGCCGCAGGCGACCCGCGACGACCCGCGCATCACCCGGATCGGCGCGTTCCTGCGCAAGACCAGCCTGGACGAGCTGCCGCAGCTCCTGAACGTGCTGAAGGGCGACATGTCGATCGTGGGCCCGCGGCCGCACGCGGTGGCGCACAACGAGAAATACGCCCAGATGATCGACGAGTATATGTGCCGGCACCGGGTGAAGCCGGGCATCACCGGCTGGGCGCAGATCAACGGCTGGCGCGGCGAGACCGAGACGCCGGAAAAGATGAGCATGCGTGTCCAGTACGACCTGTACTACATCGAGAACTGGTCATTGCTGTTCGACCTGCGCATCCTGTTCATGACGGCGTTCGTCGGCTTCACGAGTCGCAACGCCTACTGA
- a CDS encoding O-antigen ligase family protein: protein MPKKAKIETGDSAGVPFWFYAAVLAWAPLPFGSNTAWSSNLLVALVALAGALWAVFAIVRPTVIRIPLRRFAPYALAAAALLVWFVVQNASWTPASWHHPMWASAASTLATPIAGAIGLDPAAATETLGRLGAYALAFLLAAQMGRRTETAVRLAYVLAAIAVAYALYGLVVQLGDLQMVAWEPKRYYQDSLTSTFVNRNSYGTFAGLGLLVLCGLLVRAMRRSAAEGIAGGGLSQMLDNMKFREFFLIGGFVVVAAALILTNSRGATLSTLVALILFIVLTASNQRSWRVGTIVAAAIIVVGGWMVFSVSSAGLVTRLLDFEQDLIGRREVAEITLRAIGDRPLVGYGLGSFEGAFHLFRDGSLDPAIPAFDKAHNTYLELALEAGLPAAILMVAMVGALALACTRGALIRRRNSAYPAMAAAATTLVGIHALVDFSLQIPAVTVYFAAILGLGYAQARSSQGEAERPSAEPARGLDAWRSAAEM from the coding sequence ATGCCGAAGAAGGCCAAGATCGAGACCGGCGATTCCGCCGGCGTGCCGTTCTGGTTCTATGCCGCGGTGCTGGCCTGGGCGCCGCTGCCGTTCGGCAGCAACACCGCATGGTCGAGCAACCTGCTGGTCGCGCTGGTCGCGCTGGCCGGTGCGCTGTGGGCGGTGTTCGCCATCGTGCGGCCGACCGTGATCCGTATCCCGCTGCGCCGCTTCGCGCCCTACGCGCTCGCCGCCGCGGCGCTGCTGGTCTGGTTCGTGGTGCAGAACGCCAGCTGGACGCCGGCAAGCTGGCACCACCCGATGTGGGCCTCCGCCGCTTCGACGCTGGCCACGCCGATCGCCGGCGCGATCGGGCTCGATCCCGCCGCGGCGACCGAGACGCTGGGCCGGCTCGGCGCCTATGCGCTGGCCTTCCTGCTCGCCGCCCAGATGGGCCGGCGGACCGAGACGGCGGTGCGGCTGGCCTATGTGCTGGCTGCGATCGCGGTCGCCTACGCGCTGTACGGGCTGGTGGTGCAGCTCGGCGACCTGCAGATGGTGGCGTGGGAGCCGAAGCGCTATTACCAGGACAGCCTGACCAGCACCTTCGTCAACCGCAACAGCTACGGCACCTTCGCCGGCCTCGGCCTGCTGGTGCTGTGCGGCCTGCTGGTCCGCGCCATGCGGCGCTCGGCGGCCGAGGGCATCGCCGGCGGCGGCCTGTCGCAGATGCTCGACAACATGAAGTTCCGCGAGTTCTTCCTGATCGGCGGCTTCGTCGTGGTCGCCGCGGCGCTGATCCTGACCAACTCGCGCGGCGCCACCCTCAGCACGCTGGTCGCGCTGATCCTGTTCATCGTGCTGACGGCCTCGAACCAGCGCTCATGGCGGGTCGGCACCATCGTCGCGGCGGCGATCATCGTGGTCGGCGGCTGGATGGTGTTCAGCGTATCCAGCGCCGGGCTGGTCACCCGCCTGCTCGATTTCGAGCAGGACCTGATCGGCCGCCGCGAGGTGGCGGAGATCACCCTGCGCGCCATCGGCGACCGGCCGCTGGTCGGTTACGGGCTCGGCAGCTTCGAGGGCGCGTTCCACCTGTTCCGCGACGGCTCGCTCGACCCGGCGATTCCGGCCTTCGACAAGGCGCACAACACCTATCTTGAGCTGGCGCTGGAGGCGGGGCTGCCGGCCGCGATCCTGATGGTGGCGATGGTCGGCGCGCTGGCGCTGGCCTGCACGCGCGGCGCGCTGATCCGCCGCCGCAATTCGGCCTATCCGGCGATGGCGGCTGCGGCGACGACGCTGGTCGGCATCCACGCGCTGGTCGACTTCAGCCTGCAGATCCCGGCGGTGACGGTGTATTTCGCCGCCATCCTCGGCCTCGGCTACGCCCAGGCGCGCTCCAGCCAGGGCGAGGCCGAACGCCCGTCCGCCGAGCCGGCGCGCGGCCTCGACGCCTGGCGCTCGGCCGCGGAGATGTGA